One Salmo trutta chromosome 12, fSalTru1.1, whole genome shotgun sequence genomic region harbors:
- the LOC115204160 gene encoding GPI ethanolamine phosphate transferase 3-like, with protein sequence MTESDPEVVPQTDLVPTLALLLGIPIPYSSVGRSCCLGSLQTARQGVHQQVSARRRRCGSMPNSCMQTSPAASSEYLTTVNDGRSPTPELVTSLQLYLTSVWNTCRATWACFNPAKMAAGIAFLACTCVV encoded by the exons AGTGATCCTGAGGTGGTGCCCCAGACAGATCTGGTGCCTACCCTTGCCCTGCTCCTGGGCATACCCATCCCCTACAGCAGTGTGGGCAGGTCCTGCTGCCTCGGTTCCCTGCAGACAGCCAGACAGGGGGTGCACCAGCAGGTCTCAGCCAGGCGGAGGCGCTGTGGATCAATGCCAAACAG CTGCATGCAGACTTCTCCCGCCGCCTCCTCTGAGTACCTCACCACTGTCAATGATGGCCGCTCTCCCACCCCAGAGCTAGTGACCTCCCTGCAGCTGTACCTGACCTCTGTTTGGAACACCTGCCGAGCCACATGGGCATGCTTCAACCCAGCCAAGATGGCCGCCGGCATAGCTTTCCTGGCATGTACCTGCGTGGTATGA